A window of Calypte anna isolate BGI_N300 chromosome 5A, bCalAnn1_v1.p, whole genome shotgun sequence genomic DNA:
GCTAATGAGAGGATCATTGCCTTTTCTATTTCCAGCTGTGGCAACATCGTGTTTAGTCTAGAAAGGCTGAGAATTCAGAATACACTCAGAATTCTTTGGCAGCAAAAAACCTGTAGCAGCAAGAAGACTAACCACCCCCCAAGTCCCTATCCCCAGATGAGATTTAGCAGTCATTGTGAGTGCAAGGTGAGTccccaagaagaaaaagaaaggtttggCAGATTCTGACACAGTCCCACACCTGGAAGATTTTGTGGGTTTCCAATGAAGGCATGGCTCTGTCTGCCAGAAGGAAGTTCCAGTGCACACACCTGGGCTATGCTCATGCAATGAGagtggaagagaaataaaaatgactcAGGATGACAATTTTGTGTAATCCTTTCCACAACGGCCTTTGGCTCCCATGCAAATTAGGAAACCTTCAGCCAGCTGTGGTGCTCTTCCTCATACCAGAGAGCCCTCCTTAGAGTAGGTGGTGTAGCAGGAACTCTTTGGGAAGAGTGAGGCGGAAAACGGAATGGGTGTTCCTGCACAACCTGGAGCCATGGCCTTCTCTGGCAGCCTGAGCCAGGCTGGTTGCCAGCCCCACAGAAGTCCCCTGGCCAGCACTCCTGGCAGAGCCCTGTTCTgtgtcagcagctctgctgcacccAGTGTCCATCCAGGGGCTCACGGCAGAGAAGGAACGGGGCACACACCCTCCTCACAACCCATCCATTACGTGGTCACACAATGGGCTAAAATCTAGAACCAGTCCTGTGCTGTGACACTCTGCCAAGAAGTGATCAGCTCTAGGTGAGGATTCTGCCTGCCTGAATGCTGGAGACAAACAGGCAAGAGTAACTGCAGTGGGTTAAAGCCACATCCTCCTCCACGGCAGGGAAGGATCCATGGCTCCCgcagctgggagggaggaggccTTGTGGCTGAATTTCAGGGGTGGAAGGCAGCAGCACGTTTCCAGGCGTATGCTCCCTCTTCCCACGGAAATCCCCGTTGGAAAATCCAAAGGTGTCCGAGTTCAAACCAGACCCAGGGTTGGTGATAAACGAGAGGGCGGGCGGGTGggtgtggggctgtgctgcaaacccccctcctgccctgggcaagtcccagcaagagctgctgagtCCCAGAGCTGAATAAGAGGTGCTGTGAGGGCGGGCAGGTGGGTGCTGACAAAGATGGCCTCAAAACCCCTctctggcagcccagcagcctggcGCTTGGGTGGTGGAGGGGGAATCCCATCTCCCTGACCTTCCTGCTGAAGAGGCACAGGAAACACCACCTACGTTTGTTTCCAAAATtagctgcagcagaagggatATGGGCTGCTCAGATGTCTCACTCCTGCTGGGGTAAACCACCTAAAACCCCCGAGCCTCTGACCCCATTGGTCTACCAGGTGTTACATAtttcttaaaaagcaaaccaggtGGATTCCCATGCACTTCAGGGCAACGAGGTGGGCAATGAATCATTTCACAGACCAGGTACAGTAATcgttttttaataaatacatctCACATGTACCAAAATaattataaacaaaaaaaatgtacaatATTTACACAATATACAACTGCTAAAAAGTGTAGCAATTATGACACACATGGTGTGAAACACACAGTTTCCAATGCCCACAGTTAACATTATTGCTACTTTGTATTAACAGCCAGGAGGTCACCAGTCCCTTGGTTGGACTCTTCCACCTGGGACACCCCACTGAGAGCAGCTGAGGTGAGTCAGTAAGGCCAGGGAGCACCCCTGGTCCAACACAGATTAACAGTCACTGAGAAGATGGGGTGTTCGTATAAGCCTGTCTGGCCATGAAAGGACATGAATTCCTCGGGGTACTGAATGCCACAAGGTAACTAGCAGGATGGAGGTGTAGTCTGTTACCTCCATAGGGTTGAGAAGATTGGCTATGTGGCTCTTTATGAGGTGGCGTGACTAATCACAGATCTCTACTGATGTTACACATCCCACTCCTGCATTTAAACATAGGCCAGAACCTGGAACCATCCTGTTACAATTACGTGCTCCTTGCCAGGCAGTTTTGTATTTCCCTCCTtgatttttcctctcccttgtggcttgctttttaaatgaagaaagtCAGTCCTTTTTCTATACAGAGATACACAGTCActtcttttcacagaaagctCTGCTTTAAAATGCCAGCTGTCGTCCTCCAATACGGCAGTCATCATATATGagctgcaagaaaaaacaaaagactaTTAATGCAAAACTCTTACTGGGAGTACTGTATCCACTTTGGGATAACTGCCAAATTCTGCATGCCCTGACTTTGGCAGCATATACAATTTCTACACTGAAATGGTTACGTTTGCCATTTAAAAGCATTGAGAACTGTAGAAAAACAAACGATGGGGAGACAAAAACCACCCACTAACTACAATTTTATCTCACAAGGTTCTGTAGGTATCAGCAACAGAATGGCGTTCAGAGAACTGTGTTGCATCAATCTCCATTCCCTCAAATTATTTATCtacattttattcttaaatttattctatttataaGCTTGCCCCCACAGCCATCTTGCTGATGGTTGACAGTGTAACTTTACTTATGACCTATTTGTAACCATTCGTAACAAAGGCAAGAGGTCACTGAAGCTTGTCATCAGAGCAACACCAAAAAAGCTACAAAGGGCAGGATTTCCCCCTTCTCCTGAGAAGGCGCAAATAGCTACTTACTTCGTCCTCTGTGAATTCAGGCTCCGATTCACTGCTCTCTTCATCCTCACTTTCGGGCAACATCTGCAGCTCGGCTGTGGTCAGCTGCTTCAGCTGTTCCTGTATGCTGGAGTTGTCTCTTCCCCACGTCAGCTGATAGGGGGAATAGCCCTGGTAGGTCACTTTGTTCACATCCGCCCCATGCTTCACCAGAAGTGACACCAGATCTGAATTCTGCAGGTCAACAGCCAAATGTAGTGCTGTTCTGCCACTGCATGGCTCCTGTGTGAAAATAACACAAGGTTCAGGATGTTAGGAGAGCAAGAGCCAGTACCAGACCTGTCATTTCTTACAACTACATAGCCTTGCTCAGCTAAATTCATGGTATACATTACATACCTGAGCATTTACATCTGCTCCCAAGGACAGCAAGTATTCAACAACAGCCAGGTATCCTTGAATAGAGGCCAGATGGAGACACGTATGTCCTGCAAAAcacaaatgaaggaaaaatttgAGTAAGTCTAACTGAATGGTAAGGCATTAGGTTAGAGTCAAGATGATAGGACATGTCACTACCTTAGGTTTGCAATTCACCTATGGCAAGAGGGCCTTTTCCAGAAAAGCTTCTCAGATTCCATTAAGTATGAAAAATTTGCTGGattttgaaaagatttcttAGAGCCtttattccagtgtttgactacaacttatttaacaaaaaaccaaaaaactcaaAAGATGGAGCACTGCAAAATACTCTCTAAAAATGCAAAACTCAAAGCCATGAGTGCCAATAATCAGCAGTGAGGAGGCCTAAAAGccactgacattttaaagaTATCAGACACCACTGCATGCTTTGGGCTCCTCAACTCCCAAATGGGCATAATTCTGCTCCACGTCTCCAGAGACCTTTGAGCCCTACAGGACATCAGCCCTACCCCCAACACAGCACACTGACATGGATGTACAGCAGCATGCCCGTACCGTTGTAGTTGGTCGCCTGCAGGACAGCGAGGAGGTGGTGAGGCTGGCAGTACTGTGTGAGGACACTGACGCTCCTGAGGGAGCCCTGCTGGCAGGCAATGTGCAGGGGGGTGTTCCCTCGGAAGTCTCTGATTTCCAGGTCACATCCAGCCTTCACAAGATGCTCAGCAATTTCAGGCTGATCGGTGATCACTGCCAGGTGAAGAGGAGTCTGCAGGCAAAACAGAAAACGCAGACCTGTGAGTTACAACTTGCAAACTTGGCCACAACGTCTGGGCCAACATACCCCTTGACTGCTTGGTGATTTGTGCCCCTGGATAAAGTCACATCCCAGAAACTCAGGTCTTTACGCTTCCTGACTTAATGTATAGTTGCCCTTTAGTCTGAAAGTGGACAATTTAGGGCTCGCTGGATACAAAACAGCCAATCCGTGTGAAGGGTATCATTAACATCCCAGTAAAGAGGGATGCAACCCATTgcatcatatttgaaaaatgtgGGTGTTAAATGCCACTCTTGGAGGAGAGGAAGCATTGTACTAACTCTGGCTGGAGCCAGCTGGGGACTTCCCCAAATGCAGGCTTGGATTTAATATCcatcaattaaaaaattgaggggacaaaaaaaaaaaataaaaaggacttTTAGGGGAGGGAATTCCACAGAGAATATTTGGAAGAATGGAGGGCGCATATCCACATTTGGGGCTGTAGAGGTTAAAATACCTGGCTGAGGTTGTTCTGGAAGTTCAGAAAAGCACGGTCCCCGGCCGTCTGCCGGATCACTTCCAGGCTCAGGGCTTTTTCCTCGTGAATAATCGCCAAATGGAGAAAACTGAAGggaataaataaacaaaaaaacaaataaataaaacgaCCGACATTAAAATCCCACGTTAAAAACCCCAGACCCCCTCggggggagtggggaggggCAGAGGGGCGAGGCGGGCCCGGGCAGGGTCCCCTGCGGGTGTCGCAAGCCGGGGCTTTCGGCGGACGGGGCTTTCCGCCGCCACGGAGCCGCCTCTCCCTGGCGCCCCTCCAGGGACTTTccgccctccctcccctccccgccgcGCCACAGCCCAGCTCGGCGCCTCCCGGCCGGCAGCACATCCTGTCCCCGTCTTAGCCCTCCCCCACCCGGCCCCGAGTCCCTCTGCCCCTCCACTCTCCCCGAGGCCCTCACTTACGTGTCTCCGTCTTCCGTCAGCTGCCGTGCCCAGGCGGGCGGTTCGCGGGGCTGCAGGCGAATGTCCTCAAGCTCCTTCACCAGCTGCCGGTATTCCTCCTCCTTCATGGAATCCAAGCCGCTGTCGTGGCGATCGTCGAGGGGGAGCCCTCCTTGACGCTCTTTCTTCGCTTGCTCGTAGCCCTCCATAACGGGCGGCTCGGCGGGGCGGTGGGCGCTGATCATGGCGGCGGAGCTACGGCGCGATGCGAGTGTGCGGCGCAGGCGGCGGCGCTGGGCATATACACCCCGGCGAGGGGATTTCTGCGGGGGAGGAGCCGCCGAGGACGGGAATTTCCAGCCACTCAAAGCCCGACCGACGGGTCCGATCCTGCTCGGCGCCGCGGGCGGTGGTAGGGAGGGCGGATCAGATCGGGACGGCCCCTCCCCTCGTCGCCACCCCCCCTCTAGAGGcgaaggggagggaagagagcgGCTGGTGGGGGAATTGGCGTTTTTCCACGTCGAGGGGGAAATACTCGCCTCAGCGGCGTCCCAGTCGGTACTTCCCTGCTGCGCCCCGGGGAGGCTGCTCCTTGCTTTCCCGGGGGGACTTTCCCTGCCTTGCCCGGTCATGGATCTCCCCGTGCCCCTTCCCCGGCAGGGCAGCGGGTGTCTGTATCGCTGTGGGGCACATTGCATGCTGTGGGGGTCCTTGGTCCCAGCGGAGGCCCCTTGCACTCTGAGGACCCCCTGCACATGCCGGCCTTGATTGCACCCCGCCATCCTTCTGTTTGGTATGAGGGGCTGTAGGATGTCTCAGGGCAGATACACCGTGGTGGTCACCACACTCGGAGAAGCTCCACTACACGAGATGCAGCATGGCGCGACAGCTTGCCTCCACGGCCCTCATCTGCACAACATCAGATCCTTGACCCAGCCAGGATAATTTTGAAGGCTGGTGAGAGGGTCTGCCTTTGGAGGTGTTAACCAGAGCTCGTTTATCGGGAACAGATATATGCCTGCCCTGTATTGCTTGGGAGGGGGTATCGATTTTGGGAGACATGCAGATAGTATGGCACATGACTGGTGCTACAACCGATGCCTGCAGGTGTGCAGGTGCTGCCACAGTGTTTGAAGGGTTTTACATCACTGCTGTAGAAGTTTTCACAATTTCAGTTGGTGCAGTGGAATCAGGAATGAAAAGGAGATTTCTGTGCTACTCCTGTACACTCAGTTCTGTTAAACTGAGGAAGAGGACTAAACAGTCCTCTTTCAACATATCCAGAAAggaacaaacattttaaagaagaaattacatCTTCTGTCACTATTCTGACTTTCTCTAGACAATTCTTAATgattcttttctgcttttactgtTACTGCACCATGTGTGCATAACGAAAACTAGAAAATGCACCCAGCCGCATGGATAAAAGGCATTGTCTGTGAGACTGACAGTGCTGAATTTTTCTCTGGTGAATTTTCTTCTACTTCTCAGATGTGGGGGATTCCCAtcaagaatttttcttctcttgcaacTATTGCTGGCTTCACTGAGTAACagtgtctgtgtttttttccttttgtcatttTCCCATGGGATGGCATCCCTTTGAACAACAACTTATGAGAAAATCCAAAGATGAAAGGGTGAGCCAGAGGAGTGGGTGAACGCCTGACTTGCTATGAGCAGATGTTCCTGATTTTCAGTGCAGCTGTACCATtcctggactttttttttcataattcataATTTGGCCTGGGACAACCCGCTGGTGCTTTTGGGCAGGTTTAGAAAAAAAGCCATACAATTCTTTCTTTTATAGGGTAAGGGTTATGAAAGTTTTTATGAGCTTCTTGAAATGGTTTCCCCTTTTTCATGTAAATTGGCTGGGGAAATTTAATTAACAAATCTCCTCCTACTTTCTTCCCTGCAAAAAAGGAAGCTTGGGAGCTGGAAAGCAAGCTCTTGCCCTGACTGGCAAGAAACCAAGCCCAGCCAGGaccatgctgctttttgttggtGTTCTGCTAACATCatacagaaattaaactttAAACCTTCCTATCCTCCCTGTGGTGGCTGGGAGGTGAGTTCAGCAAAGGAAGCTCTTTGCTTCCTCTGTAAGTGACCACCAGCTGCTGTCATGGGCTAACATGGGGTTATTTTTAGTGAGCATTTGCCAGCAGGAACCTCTTTTTAGAGGTGTGCAGGATGCTTTCATTTTGTGTGCCTTTTAACTCAGTGGTACTGCAGCTGGTGGTAGGTGgcagaaaggagatggaaagTAATTTTTGGACGGAAAGTTATGCTGAAGCCAGCCCACTTCCTGCCCCAGCGAGACACTGCCAtccccacagctgctctgcagcccagcctggggTATTGGGGAAGAGGGAGGCCCCCACATCGTCCAGCACCCCTGGGTATTAGGCAGCTAAAAGCACGGATCAAGAAGGGATTCAGCTCCAAATCCTGACCCACATGTAAAGTAGCAGGCAGCCATGGATGCAGGGGCAAGCAGAACCCTTCCCTGTAACTCCTCACAGCTAACAAGGTCATTGTACAACATTTGCATAAAGTGTGGCATACAGAGGATAGTATAAAGCAAAGCATTTGAAGTGGGGGTGAAGGTCGTTGATGCTGCTTTTGTGCTACTGAggtactggggtttttttgttcgtttggttttgtttttgttttaaattaacatgATAGAAGTTCTTCAATATAACTTTCTACATGGTCCTCAAGGgaaatagaatagaaaaaaacaaatttgtcTTTTGGATATCTGTTTTTTTAGATACAGGATGCAGATCACAACTCTGATTTCCTACACAGCCTCCCACCCAGGTGTTCCAGTCCTGGGAGGCTCAGACATGCCCCCAGGGGGATGGGGCAGCTGTACTTGTCCAGGGACAGGGGATAGTCctgctgaaacagcagcaaagctttCTGGACCCCTCGGTCATTTGTCCTCATGTATTCTGCTTTAATACCTCTCCTCTGTGTGTATTAATTTCACTCAAGTGCTTTTTATGCTCATCAGCTTTAGAGGAGATAAGGCTCTCTGCAGTACTGTATATGGAGCTGGTTTAGCAATCTCTATCTAAAAGTCACTTTAACAATGTAAAAGCTGGAACCAAGAGAGGTGATTTTGCACCTGATGGCTAGGGTCTAGGTTCTGCAAAAGGCTCCATCCCCTTTGGGTGCCCTGAGCACTCAATTGGCAgggctgtggagctgcagggacAAGATGTTTTGTCTtgcaaaaagcagcagtcaTGTCTCTGAGAAGCAGCCTTCCGTGCCTGATGCTGAAAAGGAGCAGTAGGGttttaatcagtttttaaaGTATATGAAAGGTTCTCATGCTGCTTCC
This region includes:
- the NFKBIA gene encoding NF-kappa-B inhibitor alpha yields the protein MISAHRPAEPPVMEGYEQAKKERQGGLPLDDRHDSGLDSMKEEEYRQLVKELEDIRLQPREPPAWARQLTEDGDTFLHLAIIHEEKALSLEVIRQTAGDRAFLNFQNNLSQTPLHLAVITDQPEIAEHLVKAGCDLEIRDFRGNTPLHIACQQGSLRSVSVLTQYCQPHHLLAVLQATNYNGHTCLHLASIQGYLAVVEYLLSLGADVNAQEPCSGRTALHLAVDLQNSDLVSLLVKHGADVNKVTYQGYSPYQLTWGRDNSSIQEQLKQLTTAELQMLPESEDEESSESEPEFTEDELIYDDCRIGGRQLAF